In Burkholderiales bacterium, the following are encoded in one genomic region:
- the mrdA gene encoding penicillin-binding protein 2: protein MIRRRLFSSRRRSRHADFGSRDLRNPENEVHRYRTRLAIAGGAVLVAFGLLVGRFVYLQVAQHEHFRTLAETNRIAIVPIAPNRGVITDRNGVVLAQSYSAYTLEIQPSRVRNLDATIDELSTIVDITPRDRKRFRKLLDESKNFESLPIRTKLTDEEVARFAVNRYRFPGIEVKARLFRNYPFGAIASHAIGYIGRITDRDLARIAAWEESADYKGTDTIGKVGIELAYERELHGTTGVEEVEVDAAGRAVRTLSRVPPVAGNNLHLSIDIALQSAAEAAFGDRRGALVAIEPATGDILAFVSRPGYDPNLFVDGIDSASWQELNESPDKPLLNRPLRGAYPPGSTIKPFLALGALASGKRTAAQAISDPGYFQLAGAAHRFRDDKKGGHGMVDMTKAIVVSCDTYFYLLANDTDIDDTARFMSTLGFGKPTGVDIEGELPGVLPSRAWKRQRFAGAQYREEHRKWYLGDSISAGIGQGYTTFTPIQLAHAIAAIANDGIAFEPHLVQRIEDARTGEARAVERHAPIAIPAKPEHLAVIRQALELVNKEGTSASAFRGAPYSSGGKTGTAQVFSLKGEEYKAHKVDERLRDHAWYIAYAPADKPVIALAVLVENGGFGAQAAAPIARQVFDYYLLGLKRQEAAPSLEGPLPDAEDQSD, encoded by the coding sequence ATGATCCGCCGCCGCCTGTTCTCCAGCCGCCGCCGCAGCCGCCACGCCGACTTCGGTTCGCGCGACCTCCGCAATCCGGAGAACGAGGTCCACCGCTACCGCACGCGCCTCGCGATCGCCGGCGGCGCGGTGCTCGTCGCCTTCGGGCTGCTCGTCGGCCGGTTCGTCTACCTGCAGGTCGCGCAGCACGAGCACTTCCGCACGCTCGCCGAGACCAACCGGATCGCGATCGTGCCGATCGCCCCCAACCGCGGCGTGATCACCGACCGCAACGGCGTCGTGCTCGCGCAGAGCTACTCGGCGTACACGCTCGAGATCCAGCCCTCGCGCGTGCGGAACCTCGACGCCACGATCGACGAACTCTCGACCATCGTCGACATCACGCCGCGCGACCGCAAGCGCTTCCGCAAGCTCCTGGACGAGTCGAAGAACTTCGAGAGCCTGCCGATCCGCACCAAGCTCACCGACGAGGAGGTCGCGCGCTTCGCGGTGAACCGCTACCGCTTCCCCGGCATCGAGGTCAAGGCGCGCCTGTTCCGCAACTACCCGTTCGGCGCGATCGCCTCGCACGCGATCGGCTACATCGGCCGCATCACCGACCGCGACCTCGCGCGCATCGCCGCGTGGGAGGAGAGCGCCGACTACAAGGGCACCGACACCATCGGCAAGGTCGGCATCGAACTCGCCTACGAGCGCGAACTGCACGGCACGACCGGCGTCGAGGAGGTCGAGGTCGACGCGGCGGGACGTGCGGTCCGGACGCTGTCGCGCGTGCCGCCGGTCGCCGGCAATAACCTGCACCTGTCGATCGACATCGCGCTGCAGTCGGCCGCCGAGGCGGCGTTCGGCGACCGGCGCGGCGCGCTCGTCGCGATCGAGCCCGCGACCGGCGACATCCTGGCGTTCGTCAGCCGGCCGGGCTATGACCCGAACCTGTTCGTCGACGGCATCGACTCGGCGTCGTGGCAGGAACTGAACGAATCGCCCGACAAGCCGCTGCTCAATCGCCCGCTGCGCGGCGCGTATCCGCCCGGCTCGACGATCAAGCCGTTCCTCGCGCTCGGCGCCCTCGCGTCCGGCAAGCGCACGGCGGCGCAGGCGATCTCGGACCCGGGATACTTCCAGCTCGCGGGCGCGGCGCACCGCTTCCGCGACGACAAGAAGGGCGGCCACGGGATGGTCGACATGACGAAGGCGATCGTCGTGTCATGCGACACCTATTTCTACCTGCTCGCGAACGACACCGACATCGACGACACCGCGCGGTTCATGTCGACGCTCGGCTTCGGCAAGCCGACCGGCGTCGACATCGAGGGCGAGCTCCCCGGCGTGCTGCCGTCGCGCGCGTGGAAGCGGCAACGTTTCGCCGGGGCGCAGTACCGCGAGGAGCACCGCAAGTGGTACCTCGGCGACTCGATCTCGGCCGGCATCGGGCAGGGCTACACCACGTTCACGCCGATCCAGCTGGCGCACGCGATCGCCGCGATCGCCAACGACGGCATCGCGTTCGAGCCGCACCTCGTGCAGCGGATCGAGGACGCGCGCACCGGCGAGGCGCGTGCAGTCGAGCGCCACGCGCCGATCGCCATCCCCGCCAAGCCGGAGCATCTCGCGGTGATCCGCCAGGCGCTCGAACTCGTCAACAAGGAAGGCACGAGCGCGAGCGCCTTCAGGGGCGCGCCGTACTCGAGCGGCGGCAAGACCGGCACCGCGCAGGTGTTCTCGCTCAAGGGCGAGGAGTACAAGGCGCACAAGGTCGACGAGCGGTTGCGCGACCACGCGTGGTACATCGCCTACGCGCCGGCCGACAAGCCGGTGATCGCGCTCGCCGTGCTGGTCGAGAACGGCGGCTTCGGCGCGCAGGCGGCCGCGCCGATCGCGCGGCAGGTGTTCGACTACTACCTGCTGGGGCTCAAGCGACAGGAGGCGGCGCCCTCCCTCGAAGGCCCGCTGCCCGACGCGGAAGACCAGAGCGACTGA
- the gatC gene encoding Asp-tRNA(Asn)/Glu-tRNA(Gln) amidotransferase subunit GatC: MKLTLDDISRIATLARIEIDAQAAREVHAKLETIFAMIDELQAVDTTGVEPMSHAQDVVLALREDRVTETDQRERFQQVAPAVEDGLYLVPRVVE, translated from the coding sequence ATGAAGCTCACGCTCGACGACATCTCGCGCATCGCCACGCTCGCGCGGATCGAGATCGACGCGCAGGCGGCCCGCGAGGTGCACGCCAAGCTCGAGACCATCTTCGCGATGATCGACGAACTGCAGGCGGTCGACACGACCGGGGTGGAGCCGATGTCGCACGCGCAGGACGTGGTGCTCGCGCTGCGCGAGGACCGCGTGACCGAGACCGACCAGCGCGAGCGCTTCCAGCAGGTGGCCCCGGCGGTCGAGGACGGGCTCTACCTCGTCCCGCGCGTCGTGGAGTGA
- a CDS encoding methyltransferase regulatory domain-containing protein produces MTASIHESIRVAYETIPYVGRPFHETHPNRLLAVARLHGIAPPARERISVLEIGSGDGSNLLPIAAAYPRGRFVGVDLSALLTARARAAAEAFGVRNVTLVEADLRDLPHSLGQFDVVMGHGVYSWVPPDVRDGLLKLVATRLVPGGVAYLNYNLLPGGWLRRAGWEAMQFHVRGVTDPAERVARAREFIALLVETWSAAPGPGAALAANFAREAARDDSGIYHDDLAAQNEPVYYAQFVRHAAQHGLEVAGDIDPGTRSPGTASPAFLERIAARDPVMREQMLDFVHLRQMRQSLLVQKGSKRLAARDTAGLHFAASMPYMQHRLAGAATSDPVGDLLAEAFPAAQPSEAIVAALRARGVTEADAHGKLRESWAIGLADPYVDALAFVTRPSKRPRASAVSRALAAQSGLVTNLRHSSVKLADECARAVLLRCDGTRTKGEIAAAVRASIPPAEAGDPAAAVARRLGQLASAALFEA; encoded by the coding sequence ATGACCGCGTCGATCCACGAGTCGATCCGCGTCGCCTACGAGACGATTCCCTACGTCGGGCGGCCGTTCCACGAGACCCACCCGAACCGCCTGCTCGCGGTCGCGCGACTCCACGGCATCGCGCCGCCCGCGCGCGAGAGGATCTCGGTGCTCGAGATCGGCAGCGGCGACGGGTCGAACCTGCTGCCGATCGCCGCCGCGTATCCGCGCGGGCGCTTCGTCGGCGTCGACCTGTCGGCGCTCCTCACCGCGCGCGCCCGTGCCGCGGCGGAAGCGTTCGGCGTTCGCAACGTCACGCTCGTCGAGGCCGACCTGCGCGACCTGCCGCACTCGCTAGGACAATTCGACGTCGTGATGGGCCATGGCGTCTACTCGTGGGTGCCGCCGGACGTCCGCGACGGCCTGCTGAAACTGGTCGCGACCCGCCTCGTACCGGGCGGCGTGGCGTACCTGAACTACAACCTGCTGCCCGGCGGATGGCTGCGCCGGGCCGGCTGGGAGGCGATGCAGTTCCACGTCCGCGGCGTGACCGACCCCGCCGAGCGTGTGGCACGCGCGCGCGAGTTCATCGCGCTCCTGGTCGAGACCTGGAGTGCGGCCCCCGGCCCCGGCGCGGCGCTCGCCGCGAACTTCGCGCGCGAAGCCGCGCGCGACGACAGCGGCATCTACCACGACGACCTCGCCGCGCAGAACGAACCGGTCTACTACGCGCAGTTCGTCCGCCACGCCGCGCAGCACGGCCTCGAGGTGGCGGGTGACATCGACCCCGGCACCCGCTCGCCCGGCACCGCGAGCCCGGCGTTCCTCGAACGCATCGCCGCGCGCGATCCGGTCATGCGCGAACAGATGCTCGATTTCGTGCACCTGCGGCAGATGCGTCAGTCGTTGCTGGTGCAGAAGGGTTCGAAGCGGCTCGCGGCGCGCGACACGGCAGGCCTGCACTTCGCCGCGTCGATGCCCTACATGCAGCACCGGCTCGCCGGCGCCGCGACGTCCGACCCGGTCGGCGACCTGCTCGCCGAAGCGTTTCCCGCCGCGCAGCCGTCGGAGGCGATCGTCGCTGCGCTGCGCGCCCGCGGGGTCACCGAAGCCGACGCGCACGGCAAGCTGCGCGAATCGTGGGCGATCGGGCTCGCCGATCCCTACGTCGACGCGCTGGCCTTCGTCACGCGACCCTCGAAACGCCCGCGCGCGAGCGCCGTGTCGCGCGCCCTCGCGGCGCAATCGGGGCTCGTCACCAACCTGCGCCACAGCAGCGTGAAGCTCGCCGACGAGTGCGCGCGCGCGGTGCTGCTGCGCTGCGACGGCACGCGCACGAAAGGAGAGATCGCCGCCGCTGTGCGCGCCTCGATCCCGCCCGCGGAGGCGGGCGACCCGGCGGCCGCGGTCGCGCGCCGGCTCGGCCAGCTCGCCTCCGCCGCGCTGTTCGAGGCCTGA
- the gatA gene encoding Asp-tRNA(Asn)/Glu-tRNA(Gln) amidotransferase subunit GatA yields MSTNDTVAGVLARLDAREVSAVELAHDALARIAKLGSALNAFVTVDAEGALAQARAADAARSRGEAGTLAGVPIAHKDVFMTAGLRTTCSSRMLERFVAPYDAHVVEALKRAGTVLVGKTNMDEFAMGSSNETSYFGPVRNPWNPDYVPGGSSGGSAAAVAARLVPAATGTDTGGSIRQPASLSGICGLKPTYGIASRYGLVAFASSLDTPGVFAQTSEDCALLLNAMAGHDPRDATSLDRPREDYARELRTPAREAPLEGLRIGLPREYFGAGNDPEVAAAIEAALAEFRRLGARTVEIGLPAVKLSVPVYYVIAPAEASSNLSRFDGVRYGHRAARYDDLDDMYRKTRAEGFGAEVKRRILVGTYVLSHGYYDAYYLKAQKVRRLIADDFARAWRECDVIMGPTAPSPAFRFGAKADDPVQMYLNDIFTIAANLTGAPAISIPCGFTRSGLPIGLQIQGDYFAEARLLDVAHRFQQATDWHLRRPKAT; encoded by the coding sequence ATGAGCACGAACGACACCGTCGCCGGCGTCCTCGCGCGCCTCGACGCGCGCGAGGTCTCCGCGGTCGAACTCGCGCACGACGCCCTCGCGCGCATCGCGAAGCTCGGGTCCGCGCTCAACGCGTTCGTGACCGTCGATGCGGAAGGCGCGCTCGCGCAGGCGCGCGCGGCAGATGCGGCGCGCTCGCGCGGCGAGGCGGGCACGCTCGCCGGCGTGCCGATCGCGCACAAGGACGTGTTCATGACCGCGGGGCTGCGCACCACCTGCAGTTCGCGCATGCTCGAGCGGTTCGTCGCGCCCTACGACGCGCACGTCGTCGAGGCGCTGAAACGCGCGGGCACCGTGCTCGTCGGCAAGACGAACATGGACGAGTTCGCGATGGGCTCGTCGAACGAGACCTCGTACTTCGGCCCGGTCCGCAATCCGTGGAACCCGGACTACGTGCCGGGCGGCAGTTCGGGCGGCTCGGCGGCCGCGGTCGCCGCGCGGCTCGTCCCGGCGGCGACCGGCACCGACACCGGCGGCTCGATCCGCCAGCCCGCCTCGCTGTCGGGCATCTGCGGACTGAAGCCCACCTACGGCATCGCGTCGCGCTACGGCCTCGTCGCGTTCGCATCCAGCCTCGACACGCCCGGCGTGTTCGCGCAGACCTCCGAGGACTGCGCGCTGCTCCTGAACGCGATGGCCGGCCACGATCCGCGCGACGCGACCTCGCTCGATCGCCCGCGCGAGGACTACGCGCGCGAGTTGCGCACGCCCGCGCGCGAGGCGCCGCTCGAGGGCTTGCGGATCGGGCTTCCGCGCGAATACTTCGGCGCGGGCAACGACCCCGAGGTCGCCGCCGCGATCGAGGCGGCGCTCGCGGAGTTCCGCCGGCTCGGCGCGCGCACGGTCGAGATCGGGCTTCCGGCGGTGAAACTGTCGGTGCCGGTCTACTACGTGATCGCGCCCGCCGAGGCGTCGTCGAACCTCTCGCGCTTCGACGGCGTGCGCTACGGCCACCGCGCCGCGCGCTACGACGACCTCGACGACATGTACCGCAAGACCCGCGCCGAGGGTTTCGGCGCCGAGGTGAAGCGCCGCATCCTCGTGGGCACCTACGTGCTCTCGCACGGCTACTACGACGCCTACTACCTGAAGGCGCAGAAGGTGCGCCGGCTGATCGCCGACGACTTCGCCCGCGCGTGGCGCGAATGCGACGTGATCATGGGACCGACCGCGCCCTCGCCCGCGTTCCGTTTCGGCGCGAAGGCCGACGACCCGGTGCAGATGTACCTGAACGACATTTTCACGATCGCCGCGAACCTCACCGGGGCGCCGGCCATCTCGATTCCCTGCGGCTTCACCCGGTCGGGTCTCCCGATCGGCCTGCAGATCCAGGGCGACTACTTCGCCGAGGCGCGCCTCCTCGACGTCGCGCACCGCTTCCAGCAGGCGACCGACTGGCACCTCCGCCGCCCGAAGGCGACCTGA
- the mreC gene encoding rod shape-determining protein MreC, producing the protein MRPIPAEPLPFFHRGPSPVARLAFFGFASIVLMFVDARYKTLEDIRHVAGTVLFPLQRLVRMPGEAIDGLAAYFASKHDLEAENTRLKTELIAQAPAAQGYAAARDEVAKLKALRDIRAQAAPGSVIVHVLYAGRDPFAQKLFVSPGAEAGIVPGSAVIDERGVVGQVTRVHPTMAEVTLVTDKDHAVPVKVERSGVRSVLYGAGTGRSPELRFMPPSADIRAGDRLVTSGLDGTYPAGLAVAQVLEVERDAGRMFARIAAAPLGGVDRSETLLVLAPPAALPPRPEEPADADAARKAGRGKGRKAP; encoded by the coding sequence ATGCGTCCGATTCCCGCCGAGCCGCTGCCGTTCTTCCACCGCGGACCCTCGCCGGTCGCGCGGCTCGCGTTCTTCGGATTCGCCTCGATCGTGCTGATGTTCGTCGACGCGCGCTACAAGACGCTCGAGGACATCCGCCACGTCGCCGGAACCGTGCTGTTCCCGCTGCAGCGCCTGGTGCGCATGCCGGGCGAGGCCATCGACGGGCTCGCCGCGTACTTCGCGAGCAAGCACGACCTCGAGGCGGAGAACACGCGGCTCAAGACCGAACTGATCGCGCAGGCGCCCGCCGCGCAGGGCTACGCCGCCGCGCGCGACGAGGTCGCGAAGCTCAAGGCATTGCGCGACATCCGCGCGCAGGCGGCGCCGGGATCGGTGATCGTGCACGTGCTCTACGCAGGGCGCGATCCGTTCGCGCAGAAGCTCTTCGTGAGCCCGGGCGCCGAGGCGGGCATCGTGCCCGGCAGCGCGGTGATCGACGAGCGCGGCGTCGTGGGGCAGGTCACGCGCGTGCACCCGACGATGGCCGAGGTGACGCTCGTCACCGACAAGGACCACGCGGTGCCGGTGAAGGTCGAGCGCAGCGGCGTGCGCAGCGTGCTCTACGGCGCCGGCACCGGCCGCTCGCCCGAACTCCGCTTCATGCCGCCGTCCGCCGACATCCGCGCGGGCGACCGTCTCGTGACCTCCGGACTCGACGGCACCTATCCGGCGGGGCTCGCCGTCGCGCAAGTGCTCGAGGTCGAGCGCGACGCCGGCAGGATGTTCGCGCGCATCGCCGCGGCGCCGCTGGGCGGCGTCGACCGAAGCGAAACGCTGCTCGTGCTCGCGCCGCCGGCCGCGTTGCCGCCGCGCCCGGAGGAACCGGCCGACGCCGACGCAGCGCGCAAGGCCGGCCGCGGCAAGGGCAGGAAGGCGCCGTGA
- the mreD gene encoding rod shape-determining protein MreD, with amino-acid sequence MLRPANSWFVVLTLALALVANTLPTSGVALALKPDFVALALLYWCIQAPRYVGVGVAWTVGLVMDVVDATLFGQHALAYAVLAYGAEFFRRRVLRFPLWQQAVQVAALLMACAGLVLAVRMIGGAPLPRWTYVVPPLVGALLWPLLSVVLQWPQRPSTSSSKL; translated from the coding sequence ATCCTCAGGCCGGCGAACTCCTGGTTCGTCGTGCTGACGCTCGCGCTCGCGCTCGTCGCCAACACGCTGCCGACCTCCGGCGTGGCGCTCGCGCTCAAGCCGGATTTCGTCGCGCTCGCGCTGCTCTACTGGTGCATCCAGGCGCCGCGCTACGTCGGCGTCGGCGTCGCGTGGACCGTCGGCCTCGTGATGGACGTGGTCGACGCCACGCTCTTCGGCCAGCACGCGCTCGCCTACGCGGTGTTGGCCTACGGCGCGGAGTTCTTCCGCCGCCGCGTGCTCCGCTTCCCGCTGTGGCAGCAGGCGGTGCAGGTCGCCGCGCTGCTCATGGCCTGCGCGGGGCTCGTGCTCGCGGTGCGCATGATCGGCGGCGCGCCGCTGCCGCGCTGGACCTACGTCGTCCCGCCGCTCGTCGGCGCGCTCTTGTGGCCGCTCCTGTCGGTGGTGCTGCAATGGCCGCAGCGTCCCTCGACGTCGTCGTCGAAGCTCTAG
- a CDS encoding DUF2784 domain-containing protein, with product MIDRLAADATVVVHLAFIAFACLGGVLAWRDLRYAIVHVPAAAWAAYVELSGRICPLTPLENLLRRRAGEAGYTGGFVEHYVMPILYPAGLTHDLQAVLGAFVIALNLAIYAVAIVRHRSRRRERLGGARVTPGGHRD from the coding sequence ATGATCGACCGCCTCGCCGCCGACGCGACCGTCGTCGTGCACCTCGCGTTCATCGCGTTCGCGTGCCTCGGCGGCGTGCTCGCGTGGCGCGACCTGCGCTACGCGATCGTGCACGTGCCGGCCGCCGCGTGGGCCGCTTACGTCGAGTTGAGCGGCCGGATCTGTCCGCTGACGCCGCTCGAGAACCTGCTGCGCCGGCGCGCGGGCGAGGCCGGGTACACCGGCGGTTTCGTCGAGCACTACGTCATGCCGATCCTCTATCCGGCGGGACTGACGCACGACCTTCAGGCGGTGCTCGGCGCATTCGTCATCGCGCTGAACCTCGCGATCTACGCGGTCGCGATCGTTCGGCACCGGTCGCGTCGGCGCGAGCGTTTGGGCGGGGCCCGCGTCACCCCGGGCGGCCACCGCGACTGA
- a CDS encoding rod shape-determining protein → MFEFFKGYFSTDLAIDLGTANTLIYVRGRGIVLDEPSVVAIRQEGGPNGKKVIQEVGLAAKQMLGRTPGNITAIRPMKDGVIADFTVTEQMLKQFIKKVLDSRLFSPSPRIIICVPCGSTQVERRAIRESALGAGASKVYLIEEPMAAAIGADLPISDATGSMVVDIGGGTTEVGVISLGGMVYSGSVRVGGDKFDESIVNYIRRNYGMLIGETTAEQIKKTIGSAFPGSEVREMEVKGRNLAEGIPRSFTVSSNEILEALTDPLNSIVSAVKSALERTPPELGADIAERGMALTGGGALLRDLDRLLMEETGLPVIVAEDPLTCVVRGCGKALENMDKLQTIFTSD, encoded by the coding sequence ATGTTCGAGTTCTTCAAAGGCTACTTCTCCACCGACCTCGCGATCGACCTCGGCACCGCGAACACGCTGATCTACGTGCGCGGCCGCGGCATCGTGCTCGACGAGCCCTCGGTGGTCGCGATCCGCCAGGAAGGCGGTCCCAACGGCAAGAAGGTGATCCAGGAGGTCGGCCTCGCGGCGAAGCAGATGCTCGGCCGCACGCCGGGCAACATCACCGCGATCCGGCCGATGAAGGACGGCGTCATCGCCGACTTCACCGTCACCGAGCAGATGCTGAAGCAGTTCATCAAGAAAGTGCTCGACTCGCGCCTGTTCTCGCCGTCCCCGCGCATCATCATCTGCGTGCCCTGCGGCTCCACCCAGGTCGAGCGGCGCGCGATCCGTGAGTCCGCGCTCGGCGCCGGCGCGTCGAAGGTCTACCTGATCGAGGAGCCGATGGCCGCCGCGATCGGCGCCGACCTCCCGATCTCGGACGCGACCGGCTCGATGGTCGTGGACATCGGCGGCGGCACGACCGAGGTCGGCGTGATCTCGCTGGGCGGCATGGTGTACTCGGGCAGCGTGCGCGTCGGCGGCGACAAGTTCGACGAGTCGATCGTCAACTACATCCGCCGCAACTACGGGATGCTGATCGGCGAGACCACCGCCGAGCAGATCAAGAAGACGATCGGCAGCGCGTTCCCGGGCTCCGAGGTGCGCGAGATGGAAGTGAAGGGCCGCAACCTCGCCGAGGGCATTCCGCGCAGCTTCACCGTGTCGTCGAACGAGATCCTCGAGGCGCTGACCGATCCGCTGAACAGCATCGTCTCCGCGGTGAAGAGCGCGCTCGAGCGCACGCCGCCGGAACTCGGCGCCGACATCGCCGAACGCGGCATGGCGTTGACCGGCGGCGGCGCGCTCCTGCGCGACCTCGACCGCCTGCTGATGGAGGAGACCGGGCTGCCGGTGATCGTGGCCGAGGACCCGCTCACCTGCGTGGTGCGCGGCTGCGGCAAGGCGCTCGAGAACATGGACAAGCTGCAGACCATCTTCACGTCGGACTGA
- the rodA gene encoding rod shape-determining protein RodA: protein MERRLDFFDAAGRLWEVLVRRIDRPLFALALAIVGVGFVTLFSAADQSVARLTNQAMSLCLALVAMWLLANIPPQTLARAALPLYIAGVVMLVAVALAGVVVNGSRRWLDLGVVRFQPSELMKIALPLMLAWYFQKREGRIGWADFVLATLLIAVPAWLVKRQPDLGTGLLLTASGFYVLFLAGLSWKVIMGLAAIGAAAGPYLWTHLQDYQRQRILTFLDPSTDPLGAGYHTTQASIAIGSGGVVGKGWLNGTQAHLDFLPEKHTDFIFAVFGEEFGLIGNVLLVMLYLALVARAMMIASNASTLFARLIAGAVTLMLFTYAFVNMGMVSGILPVVGVPLPFVSYGGTAMVSLFIGIGILMSVQAHRKLVAS, encoded by the coding sequence ATGGAGCGCCGGCTCGACTTCTTCGACGCCGCCGGACGCCTCTGGGAGGTCCTGGTCCGGCGCATCGATCGTCCGCTCTTCGCGCTCGCGCTCGCGATCGTCGGCGTCGGCTTCGTCACGCTGTTCTCGGCCGCGGACCAGAGCGTCGCGCGCCTCACCAACCAGGCGATGAGCCTCTGCCTCGCGCTCGTCGCGATGTGGCTCCTCGCGAACATCCCGCCGCAGACGCTGGCGCGTGCGGCGCTGCCGCTCTACATCGCGGGGGTCGTGATGCTGGTCGCGGTCGCGCTCGCCGGCGTGGTCGTGAACGGGTCGCGCCGCTGGCTCGACCTCGGCGTCGTGCGCTTCCAGCCGTCCGAACTGATGAAGATCGCGCTGCCGCTGATGCTCGCGTGGTACTTCCAGAAGCGCGAAGGCAGGATCGGCTGGGCCGACTTCGTGCTCGCCACGCTCCTGATCGCGGTGCCGGCGTGGCTCGTCAAGCGGCAGCCCGACCTCGGCACCGGTCTCCTGCTGACGGCGTCGGGCTTCTACGTGCTGTTCCTCGCCGGATTGTCGTGGAAGGTGATCATGGGACTCGCCGCGATCGGCGCCGCCGCGGGTCCGTACCTGTGGACCCACCTGCAGGACTACCAGCGTCAGCGCATCCTCACCTTCCTCGACCCGTCGACCGATCCGCTGGGCGCCGGCTACCACACGACACAGGCGTCGATCGCGATCGGCTCGGGCGGCGTCGTCGGCAAGGGGTGGCTGAACGGCACGCAGGCGCACCTCGACTTCCTGCCCGAGAAGCACACCGACTTCATCTTCGCGGTGTTCGGCGAAGAATTCGGCCTGATCGGCAACGTGCTGCTCGTGATGCTCTACCTGGCGCTCGTCGCGCGGGCGATGATGATCGCGTCGAACGCCTCGACGCTGTTCGCGCGCCTGATCGCCGGCGCGGTGACGCTGATGCTGTTCACCTACGCGTTCGTGAACATGGGGATGGTGAGCGGCATCCTGCCGGTGGTGGGCGTGCCGCTGCCGTTCGTGAGCTACGGCGGCACCGCGATGGTGTCGCTCTTCATCGGGATCGGCATCCTGATGAGCGTGCAGGCGCACCGCAAGCTCGTGGCGAGCTGA
- a CDS encoding ketoacyl-ACP synthase III: MTQAAITGWGKCMPPAVLRNEDLATFLDTDDAWITQRTGIRERRVTHVVGSELSAVAASRALACAGLSAKDLELIVYGSCSAEEAVPNTASGLQFRLDAHNAAAMDVNTACTSFLYGLSAAAGMIRAGTVKNALVVGVETISPFMDWENRNVAVLFGDGCAAVVLQAGEGDAGLVADRLGCYADARAILRVRGHGTGYGNREVSYGDTLWDFDGQEIFKRAVHGMSEASADVLAKAGLGAGDIDLVVPHQANLRIIEFVAKRVGVPMERVFVTVHKYGNMSAATVPVALVDAIEEGRVKPGARILTPAFGAGLTWCSHLIRFGERVTPIDRSDAKLPPCEKTALEMVNALRARKDSRGRSAKGLAGPVFPESVAAVAPEVSRGVGQTSV, translated from the coding sequence ATGACGCAGGCAGCCATCACGGGCTGGGGCAAGTGCATGCCCCCGGCCGTGCTCCGCAACGAGGATCTCGCGACGTTCCTCGACACCGACGACGCGTGGATCACGCAGCGGACCGGCATCCGCGAGCGGCGCGTGACGCACGTCGTGGGCAGCGAACTCTCGGCCGTCGCCGCCTCGCGCGCGCTCGCCTGCGCGGGCCTTTCCGCGAAGGACCTCGAACTCATCGTCTACGGCAGTTGTTCGGCCGAGGAGGCCGTGCCCAACACCGCCTCGGGACTCCAGTTCCGCCTCGACGCCCACAACGCCGCGGCAATGGACGTGAATACCGCGTGCACCAGCTTCCTCTACGGCCTGTCAGCCGCCGCGGGCATGATCCGCGCGGGCACGGTGAAGAACGCGCTCGTCGTCGGCGTCGAGACCATCTCGCCGTTCATGGACTGGGAGAACCGCAACGTCGCCGTGCTCTTCGGCGACGGCTGCGCCGCGGTCGTGCTGCAGGCGGGCGAGGGCGACGCGGGACTCGTCGCCGACCGGCTCGGCTGCTACGCCGACGCGCGCGCCATCCTGCGCGTGCGCGGCCACGGCACGGGCTACGGGAACCGCGAGGTCTCCTACGGCGACACGCTGTGGGACTTCGACGGGCAGGAGATCTTCAAGCGCGCGGTGCACGGCATGAGCGAGGCCTCGGCCGACGTGCTCGCGAAGGCGGGCCTCGGTGCCGGCGACATCGACCTCGTCGTGCCGCACCAGGCGAACCTGCGCATCATCGAGTTCGTCGCGAAACGCGTCGGCGTGCCGATGGAGCGCGTGTTCGTCACCGTGCACAAGTACGGCAACATGTCGGCGGCGACCGTGCCGGTCGCGCTCGTCGACGCGATCGAGGAAGGCCGCGTGAAGCCCGGCGCGCGCATCCTCACGCCCGCGTTCGGCGCCGGCCTCACCTGGTGCTCGCACCTCATCCGCTTCGGCGAGCGCGTGACGCCGATCGACCGCTCGGACGCGAAGCTGCCGCCCTGCGAGAAGACGGCGCTCGAGATGGTCAACGCGCTGCGCGCGCGCAAGGACTCGCGCGGGCGTTCGGCGAAGGGGCTCGCCGGGCCTGTGTTTCCCGAGTCGGTCGCCGCCGTCGCGCCGGAAGTCTCTCGGGGCGTAGGTCAGACTTCAGTCTGA